Proteins from one Coregonus clupeaformis isolate EN_2021a chromosome 29, ASM2061545v1, whole genome shotgun sequence genomic window:
- the LOC121544821 gene encoding MAP/microtubule affinity-regulating kinase 3 isoform X2, which translates to MSTKTPLPTVNEKETESFNDNRLTVFILAESIRQAMKRHPISVHTSHSNGRQEVTTRSVRSGVRTRNSGADEQPHVGNYRLLKTIGKGNFAKVKLARHILTGREVAIKIIDKTQLNPNSLQKLFREVRIMKILNHPNIVKLFEVIETERTLYLVMEYASGGEVFDYLVAHGRMKEKEARAKFRQIVSAVQYCHQKHIVHRDLKAENLLLDADMNIKIADFGFSNEFTMGNKLDTFCGSPPYAAPELFQGKKYDGPEVDVWSLGVILYTLVSGSLPFDGQNLKELRERVLRGKYRIPFYMSTDCENLLKRFLVLNPAKRGTLEVREDSENEIMKDRWINAGSEEDELKPFIEPEQDITDQKRIDVMVGMGFSLEEIQESLAKMKYDEITATYLLLGRKSSELEPSVSTSSSNLSLAKPRPTSDLNGQSPSHLKVQRSISSSQKQRRYSDQVGQNVPPGSGHPKRSQTSTAENNIKEEGGVQLRKPYTPGGRSVPPSSPLLGNANNPNKADIPNGKKGATTVPNNNTGSDGMTRRNTYVCSDRNVTDCLSVIPNGKENSVAVSPGQRNPVASTHSITSATTPDRLHFPRGTASRSTFHSGQLRERRTATYNGPPASPTLSHDAAPLSQTRSRGSSNLFSKLTSKLTRRNMSFRFTKSRHVPGDQKGENKDSKPRSLRFTWSMRTTSSMEPCDIMREISKVLEAYNCDYEQQECFLLLCVHGDGHAENLVQWEMEVCKLPRLSLNGVRFKRISGSSIAFKNIASKVANELKL; encoded by the exons ATGTCAACAAAAACTCCACTACCTACAGTcaatgagaaagagacagagagc TTCAATGACAATCGTCTGACAGTTTTCATTCTCGCTGAGAGTATCCGGCAAGCGATGAAGAGACACCCCATCAGTGTA CATACGTCTCACAGCAATGGGCGCCAGGAGGTCACCACGCGCTCCGTCCGCTCAGGAGTCCGAACCCGGAACTCTGGTGCCGACGAGCAGCCTCATGTGGGGAACTACCGACTCCTGAAGACCATTGGGAAGGGCAACTTCGCCAAGGTCAAGCTGGCCCGTCACATCCTCACTggcagagag GTGGCGATAAAGATTATTGACAAGACACAACTGAACCCAAACAGCCTTCAAAAG CTCTTCAGAGAAGTAAGAATTATGAAGATTTTAAACCACCCAAATATAG TCAAGCTGTTTGAAGTGATCGAGACAGAGAGGACGCTGTACCTGGTGATGGAGTATGCCAGTGGAG GAGAGGTCTTCGACTACCTTGTTGCACACGGAAGGATGAAGGAAAAAGAGGCCAGGGCTAAATTTAGACAG ATCGTTTCTGCTGTGCAGTACTGCCACCAGAAGCACATTGTTCATAGAGACCTGAAG GCAGAGAACCTGCTGCTGGATGCAGACATGAACATTAAGATAGCAGACTTTGGCTTCAGTAATGAGTTCACCATGGGGAACAAGCTGGACACGTTCTGTGGCTCCCCACCCTACGCCGCCCCGGAGCTGTTCCAGGGGAAGAAGTACGATGGGCCCGAGGTGGACGTCTGGAGCCTGGGGGTCATCCTCTACACACTGGTCAGCGGCTCTCTGCCCTTCGACGGGCAGAACCTCAAG GAGCTTAGGGAGAGGGTTCTGAGGGGAAAATATCGTATCCCCTTCTACATGTCCACAGACTGCGAGAACCTCCTCAAGCGCTTCCTGGTGCTCAACCCGGCCAAGCGGGGGACTCTCGAGGTGAGGGAGGACAGCGAAAAC gaAATCATGAAAGACCGCTGGATCAACGCAGGATCGGAGGAGGACGAGCTCAAGCCTTTCATAGAACCAGAACAGGACATCACAGATCAGAAGAGAATAG ATGTGATGGTGGGGATGGGCTTCTCTCTAGAGGAGATCCAGGAGTCTCTGGCCAAGATGAAGTATGATGAGATCACCGCCACCTACCTGCTGCTGGGGAGGAAGTCTTCTGAG CTGGAGCCCAGTGTTTCAACCTCCAGCAGCAACCTGTCCCTGGCTAAGCCACGGCCCACCAGCGACCTCAATGGCCAGTCCCCCTCCCACCTCAAAGTCCAGCGGAGCATCTCCTCCAGCCAGAAACAGAGACGATACAGTGACCAGG TGGGTCAGAACGTTCCCCCAGGTTCAGGACACCCTAAGAGGAGCCAGACCAGCACGGCCGAAAACAACAtcaaagaggagggaggggtgcaGCTCCGCAAACCCTACACCCCCGGGGGGCGCAGTGTCCCCCCCTCCAGCCCCTTGCTGGGGAATGCCAACAATCCCAACAAGGCTGATATTCCCAATGGCAAGAAGGGTGCTACCACCGTTCCCAAT AATAACACTGGCTCTGACGGGATGACGAGGAGAAACACGTACGTGTGCAGCGACAGGAACGTTACGgactgtctctctgtcattccCAATGGGAAGGAGAACAG TGTGGCCGTGTCTCCTGGCCAGCGGAACCCCGTGGCGTCCACCCACAGCATCACCAGCGCCACCACGCCGGACAGACTACATTTCCCACGAGGCACGGCGAGCCGCAGCACCTTCCACAGTGGCCAGCTGAGGGAGCGCCGCACGGCCACCTACAACGGGCCCCCAGCCTCACCCACCCTGTCCCACGACGCAGCGCCCCTTTCCCAGACCCGCAGCCGCGGCTCCAGCAACCTCTTCTCTAAACTCACCTCCAAACTCACACGCAG aaacatgtcattTAGGTTTACCAAAAG TCGCCATGTACCTGGGGATCAGAAAGGGGAAAATAAAGACAGTAAACCCCGCTCCCTCAGATTCACTTGGAGTATGAGGACCACCAGCTCCATGGAGCCTTGTGACATCATGCGGGAGATAAGCAAGGTGCTCGAGGCCTACAACTGCGACTACGAACAGCAAGAGTGTTTCCTGCTGCTCTGTGTCCATGGCGATGGACATGCTGAGAACCTTGTCCAATGGGAGATGGAGGTGTGCAAACTGCCCCGCCTCTCCCTCAATGGCGTGAGATTCAAGAGGATATCAGGCTCATCCATCGCTTTTAAAAACATTGCTTCCAAAGTCGCCAACGAGTTAAAGCTATGA
- the LOC121544821 gene encoding MAP/microtubule affinity-regulating kinase 3 isoform X5, whose product MSTKTPLPTVNEKETESHTSHSNGRQEVTTRSVRSGVRTRNSGADEQPHVGNYRLLKTIGKGNFAKVKLARHILTGREVAIKIIDKTQLNPNSLQKLFREVRIMKILNHPNIVKLFEVIETERTLYLVMEYASGGEVFDYLVAHGRMKEKEARAKFRQIVSAVQYCHQKHIVHRDLKAENLLLDADMNIKIADFGFSNEFTMGNKLDTFCGSPPYAAPELFQGKKYDGPEVDVWSLGVILYTLVSGSLPFDGQNLKELRERVLRGKYRIPFYMSTDCENLLKRFLVLNPAKRGTLEEIMKDRWINAGSEEDELKPFIEPEQDITDQKRIDVMVGMGFSLEEIQESLAKMKYDEITATYLLLGRKSSELEPSVSTSSSNLSLAKPRPTSDLNGQSPSHLKVQRSISSSQKQRRYSDQVGQNVPPGSGHPKRSQTSTAENNIKEEGGVQLRKPYTPGGRSVPPSSPLLGNANNPNKADIPNGKKGATTVPNNNTGSDGMTRRNTYVCSDRNVTDCLSVIPNGKENSVAVSPGQRNPVASTHSITSATTPDRLHFPRGTASRSTFHSGQLRERRTATYNGPPASPTLSHDAAPLSQTRSRGSSNLFSKLTSKLTRRNMSFRFTKRVSTEFERNGRFEGSSRHVPGDQKGENKDSKPRSLRFTWSMRTTSSMEPCDIMREISKVLEAYNCDYEQQECFLLLCVHGDGHAENLVQWEMEVCKLPRLSLNGVRFKRISGSSIAFKNIASKVANELKL is encoded by the exons ATGTCAACAAAAACTCCACTACCTACAGTcaatgagaaagagacagagagc CATACGTCTCACAGCAATGGGCGCCAGGAGGTCACCACGCGCTCCGTCCGCTCAGGAGTCCGAACCCGGAACTCTGGTGCCGACGAGCAGCCTCATGTGGGGAACTACCGACTCCTGAAGACCATTGGGAAGGGCAACTTCGCCAAGGTCAAGCTGGCCCGTCACATCCTCACTggcagagag GTGGCGATAAAGATTATTGACAAGACACAACTGAACCCAAACAGCCTTCAAAAG CTCTTCAGAGAAGTAAGAATTATGAAGATTTTAAACCACCCAAATATAG TCAAGCTGTTTGAAGTGATCGAGACAGAGAGGACGCTGTACCTGGTGATGGAGTATGCCAGTGGAG GAGAGGTCTTCGACTACCTTGTTGCACACGGAAGGATGAAGGAAAAAGAGGCCAGGGCTAAATTTAGACAG ATCGTTTCTGCTGTGCAGTACTGCCACCAGAAGCACATTGTTCATAGAGACCTGAAG GCAGAGAACCTGCTGCTGGATGCAGACATGAACATTAAGATAGCAGACTTTGGCTTCAGTAATGAGTTCACCATGGGGAACAAGCTGGACACGTTCTGTGGCTCCCCACCCTACGCCGCCCCGGAGCTGTTCCAGGGGAAGAAGTACGATGGGCCCGAGGTGGACGTCTGGAGCCTGGGGGTCATCCTCTACACACTGGTCAGCGGCTCTCTGCCCTTCGACGGGCAGAACCTCAAG GAGCTTAGGGAGAGGGTTCTGAGGGGAAAATATCGTATCCCCTTCTACATGTCCACAGACTGCGAGAACCTCCTCAAGCGCTTCCTGGTGCTCAACCCGGCCAAGCGGGGGACTCTCGAG gaAATCATGAAAGACCGCTGGATCAACGCAGGATCGGAGGAGGACGAGCTCAAGCCTTTCATAGAACCAGAACAGGACATCACAGATCAGAAGAGAATAG ATGTGATGGTGGGGATGGGCTTCTCTCTAGAGGAGATCCAGGAGTCTCTGGCCAAGATGAAGTATGATGAGATCACCGCCACCTACCTGCTGCTGGGGAGGAAGTCTTCTGAG CTGGAGCCCAGTGTTTCAACCTCCAGCAGCAACCTGTCCCTGGCTAAGCCACGGCCCACCAGCGACCTCAATGGCCAGTCCCCCTCCCACCTCAAAGTCCAGCGGAGCATCTCCTCCAGCCAGAAACAGAGACGATACAGTGACCAGG TGGGTCAGAACGTTCCCCCAGGTTCAGGACACCCTAAGAGGAGCCAGACCAGCACGGCCGAAAACAACAtcaaagaggagggaggggtgcaGCTCCGCAAACCCTACACCCCCGGGGGGCGCAGTGTCCCCCCCTCCAGCCCCTTGCTGGGGAATGCCAACAATCCCAACAAGGCTGATATTCCCAATGGCAAGAAGGGTGCTACCACCGTTCCCAAT AATAACACTGGCTCTGACGGGATGACGAGGAGAAACACGTACGTGTGCAGCGACAGGAACGTTACGgactgtctctctgtcattccCAATGGGAAGGAGAACAG TGTGGCCGTGTCTCCTGGCCAGCGGAACCCCGTGGCGTCCACCCACAGCATCACCAGCGCCACCACGCCGGACAGACTACATTTCCCACGAGGCACGGCGAGCCGCAGCACCTTCCACAGTGGCCAGCTGAGGGAGCGCCGCACGGCCACCTACAACGGGCCCCCAGCCTCACCCACCCTGTCCCACGACGCAGCGCCCCTTTCCCAGACCCGCAGCCGCGGCTCCAGCAACCTCTTCTCTAAACTCACCTCCAAACTCACACGCAG aaacatgtcattTAGGTTTACCAAAAG AGTCTCAACCGAGTTTGAAAGAAACGGGAGATTTGAGGGCTCAAG TCGCCATGTACCTGGGGATCAGAAAGGGGAAAATAAAGACAGTAAACCCCGCTCCCTCAGATTCACTTGGAGTATGAGGACCACCAGCTCCATGGAGCCTTGTGACATCATGCGGGAGATAAGCAAGGTGCTCGAGGCCTACAACTGCGACTACGAACAGCAAGAGTGTTTCCTGCTGCTCTGTGTCCATGGCGATGGACATGCTGAGAACCTTGTCCAATGGGAGATGGAGGTGTGCAAACTGCCCCGCCTCTCCCTCAATGGCGTGAGATTCAAGAGGATATCAGGCTCATCCATCGCTTTTAAAAACATTGCTTCCAAAGTCGCCAACGAGTTAAAGCTATGA
- the LOC121544821 gene encoding MAP/microtubule affinity-regulating kinase 3 isoform X8, which translates to MSTKTPLPTVNEKETESFNDNRLTVFILAESIRQAMKRHPISVHTSHSNGRQEVTTRSVRSGVRTRNSGADEQPHVGNYRLLKTIGKGNFAKVKLARHILTGREVAIKIIDKTQLNPNSLQKLFREVRIMKILNHPNIVKLFEVIETERTLYLVMEYASGGEVFDYLVAHGRMKEKEARAKFRQIVSAVQYCHQKHIVHRDLKAENLLLDADMNIKIADFGFSNEFTMGNKLDTFCGSPPYAAPELFQGKKYDGPEVDVWSLGVILYTLVSGSLPFDGQNLKELRERVLRGKYRIPFYMSTDCENLLKRFLVLNPAKRGTLEVREDSENEIMKDRWINAGSEEDELKPFIEPEQDITDQKRIDVMVGMGFSLEEIQESLAKMKYDEITATYLLLGRKSSELEPSVSTSSSNLSLAKPRPTSDLNGQSPSHLKVQRSISSSQKQRRYSDQVGQNVPPGSGHPKRSQTSTAENNIKEEGGVQLRKPYTPGGRSVPPSSPLLGNANNPNKADIPNGKKGATTVPNNNTGSDGMTRRNTYVCSDRNVTDCLSVIPNGKENSVAVSPGQRNPVASTHSITSATTPDRLHFPRGTASRSTFHSGQLRERRTATYNGPPASPTLSHDAAPLSQTRSRGSSNLFSKLTSKLTRRVSIDPAKRQTAKSGPAIPSAQGAKTLKSQPSLKETGDLRAQVAMYLGIRKGKIKTVNPAPSDSLGV; encoded by the exons ATGTCAACAAAAACTCCACTACCTACAGTcaatgagaaagagacagagagc TTCAATGACAATCGTCTGACAGTTTTCATTCTCGCTGAGAGTATCCGGCAAGCGATGAAGAGACACCCCATCAGTGTA CATACGTCTCACAGCAATGGGCGCCAGGAGGTCACCACGCGCTCCGTCCGCTCAGGAGTCCGAACCCGGAACTCTGGTGCCGACGAGCAGCCTCATGTGGGGAACTACCGACTCCTGAAGACCATTGGGAAGGGCAACTTCGCCAAGGTCAAGCTGGCCCGTCACATCCTCACTggcagagag GTGGCGATAAAGATTATTGACAAGACACAACTGAACCCAAACAGCCTTCAAAAG CTCTTCAGAGAAGTAAGAATTATGAAGATTTTAAACCACCCAAATATAG TCAAGCTGTTTGAAGTGATCGAGACAGAGAGGACGCTGTACCTGGTGATGGAGTATGCCAGTGGAG GAGAGGTCTTCGACTACCTTGTTGCACACGGAAGGATGAAGGAAAAAGAGGCCAGGGCTAAATTTAGACAG ATCGTTTCTGCTGTGCAGTACTGCCACCAGAAGCACATTGTTCATAGAGACCTGAAG GCAGAGAACCTGCTGCTGGATGCAGACATGAACATTAAGATAGCAGACTTTGGCTTCAGTAATGAGTTCACCATGGGGAACAAGCTGGACACGTTCTGTGGCTCCCCACCCTACGCCGCCCCGGAGCTGTTCCAGGGGAAGAAGTACGATGGGCCCGAGGTGGACGTCTGGAGCCTGGGGGTCATCCTCTACACACTGGTCAGCGGCTCTCTGCCCTTCGACGGGCAGAACCTCAAG GAGCTTAGGGAGAGGGTTCTGAGGGGAAAATATCGTATCCCCTTCTACATGTCCACAGACTGCGAGAACCTCCTCAAGCGCTTCCTGGTGCTCAACCCGGCCAAGCGGGGGACTCTCGAGGTGAGGGAGGACAGCGAAAAC gaAATCATGAAAGACCGCTGGATCAACGCAGGATCGGAGGAGGACGAGCTCAAGCCTTTCATAGAACCAGAACAGGACATCACAGATCAGAAGAGAATAG ATGTGATGGTGGGGATGGGCTTCTCTCTAGAGGAGATCCAGGAGTCTCTGGCCAAGATGAAGTATGATGAGATCACCGCCACCTACCTGCTGCTGGGGAGGAAGTCTTCTGAG CTGGAGCCCAGTGTTTCAACCTCCAGCAGCAACCTGTCCCTGGCTAAGCCACGGCCCACCAGCGACCTCAATGGCCAGTCCCCCTCCCACCTCAAAGTCCAGCGGAGCATCTCCTCCAGCCAGAAACAGAGACGATACAGTGACCAGG TGGGTCAGAACGTTCCCCCAGGTTCAGGACACCCTAAGAGGAGCCAGACCAGCACGGCCGAAAACAACAtcaaagaggagggaggggtgcaGCTCCGCAAACCCTACACCCCCGGGGGGCGCAGTGTCCCCCCCTCCAGCCCCTTGCTGGGGAATGCCAACAATCCCAACAAGGCTGATATTCCCAATGGCAAGAAGGGTGCTACCACCGTTCCCAAT AATAACACTGGCTCTGACGGGATGACGAGGAGAAACACGTACGTGTGCAGCGACAGGAACGTTACGgactgtctctctgtcattccCAATGGGAAGGAGAACAG TGTGGCCGTGTCTCCTGGCCAGCGGAACCCCGTGGCGTCCACCCACAGCATCACCAGCGCCACCACGCCGGACAGACTACATTTCCCACGAGGCACGGCGAGCCGCAGCACCTTCCACAGTGGCCAGCTGAGGGAGCGCCGCACGGCCACCTACAACGGGCCCCCAGCCTCACCCACCCTGTCCCACGACGCAGCGCCCCTTTCCCAGACCCGCAGCCGCGGCTCCAGCAACCTCTTCTCTAAACTCACCTCCAAACTCACACGCAG GGTCAGTATTGACCCGGCCAAACGGCAGACGGCCAAATCAGGGCCTGCCATCCCTTCTGCCCAGGGAGCAAAGACTCTTA AGTCTCAACCGAGTTTGAAAGAAACGGGAGATTTGAGGGCTCAAG TCGCCATGTACCTGGGGATCAGAAAGGGGAAAATAAAGACAGTAAACCCCGCTCCCTCAGATTCACTTGGAGTATGA